A DNA window from Vicia villosa cultivar HV-30 ecotype Madison, WI unplaced genomic scaffold, Vvil1.0 ctg.000759F_1_1, whole genome shotgun sequence contains the following coding sequences:
- the LOC131631050 gene encoding kinesin-like protein KIN-14C isoform X1: MNSPSDIKIKIPKELDSPDDCFNGIERNGHLGLSAHGEVEAKHRLVLVQWLNSFLPSLDFSTNVTDGELRACLSNGTVLCQILNKLRPGSVTMVSESDHSLPSQSENVKTFLKALDGLGLPRFEISDLEKGSMKPVVDCLLILRIKSLMNSLGDNVSSTSSTASSPRGYAASSFHYSPPFSVDQRKALADSRFHRVMSSPVMAEPSASLIYQVGNKFHEVFQIKPRSYADLPAAKISEMMKSNSLDNAPTQSLLSVVNGILEESVEKRNGEIPHRVACLLRKVSQEIERRISTQAEHLRTQSNLFKAREEKYQSRIRVLEAIASGNKEESERELSSQLFASQLQQLKVEKVKEEEKKECEKKIIRLMKMLEDKNLVILELTQKLEETKNQYETQCSQLEEEAGDAKEELRQKSHEYEHQSEELRNEVKELETSSDSKYQEWNMKKNQLQAVINLQFSSLQKLKLSWESIRQDVMKEQAVYAEECNQFGVNLKPLIHASQNYQVILAENKKLFNEVQELKGNIRVFCRIRPFHVGKKETQTIIEDIGENDLVVENPTKGKDALRSFKFNKIFSPSATQGDVYSDIQPFVRSVLDGYNVCMFAYGQTGSGKTYTMTGPSGATNENLGVNYRALNDLFRISTSRAGFTDYEIWVQMVEIYNEQVRDLLSTDDSQKRLGILTQSQSNGIAVPDASMFPVKSPSDVIKLMDIGLKNRAIGATAMNERSSRSHSVVSIHVRGKDFKSGSTLYGNLHLVDLAGSERVDRSEVTGDRLREAQHINKSLSALGDVIFALSQKSSHVPYRNSKLTQLLQNSLGGHAKTLMFVQINSDANSYSETMSTLKFAERVSSVELGAARNNKDARELLEQVTSMKSIISKKDEEIERLKSLNAPVGGISKQIQKQPSGSYKHLVEGDIQHRMFDHIQQNELHHPPENTRRKTQGFSETGFNEKSSDSSDHNSHALGNETDGSSDNNSIISRDSKKTSDKMKKSKVLTKTVNAVRKLGRIPSSTGIEKDTLKKGPGLTKSPSISHIKATKRWQ; the protein is encoded by the exons ATGAATTCCCCATCTGATATAAAGATTAAAATACCCAAAGAATTGGATAGTCCTGATGACTGTTTCAATGGAATTGAAAGAAATGGTCATTTAGGATTATCCGCTCACGGCGAGGTCGAAG CTAAACATCGATTGGTTTTGGTTCAATGGTTAAATAGTTTTCTTCCTTCGTTGGACTTCTCGACGAATGTCACGGATGGTGAGTTAAGAGCGTGTTTAAGCAATGGTACAGTTTTGTGCCAGATACTTAACAAACTACGACCCGGTTCCGTGACTATG GTTAGTGAGTCCGATCATTCGCTGCCATCACAATCCGAAAACGTTAAAACCTTTCTGAAAGCCTTGGATGGATTAGGGTTGCCGCGGTTTGAAATATCAGACCTAGAGAAG GGATCAATGAAGCCTGTTGTGGATTGTCTTTTAATACTCCGAATCAAAAGCTTGATGAATTCTTTGGGAGATAATGTTTCTTCGACTAGTTCCACTGCCTCGAGCCCTCGTGGATATGCGGCTTCAAGTTTCCATTATTCCCCACCATTTAGTGTGGATCAGCGGAAGGCTTTGGCTGATTCAAGGTTTCATCGTGTTATGAGTAGCCCTGTTATGGCGG AACCGTCGGCTTCATTAATATACCAAGTTGGTAATAAGTTCCATGAGGTGTTTCAAATCAAACCTAGAAGTTACGCAGATCTTCCCGCTGCAAAAATATCCGAAATGATGAAATCAAACAGTTTAGAT AATGCTCCAACTCAGTCGCTGCTAAGTGTAGTcaatggtattcttgaagaaagcGTCGaaaaaagaaatggagaaataccTCAT CGGGTGGCGTGCTTGTTGAGAAAGGTTTCACAGGAGATTGAGCGGCGCATATCAACTCAAGCGGAACATTTACGAACT CAAAGTAATCTTTTTAAGGCCCGGGAAGAAAAGTATCAGTCGAGAATAAGAGTGCTCGAGGCAATTGCATCTGGAAATAAAGAAGAGAGTGAG AGAGAACTTTCGTCACAGTTATTCGCTAGCCAGCTTCAACAGTTGAAG GTTGAGAAGGTCaaagaggaagaaaagaaagaatgtgaaaaaaaaattattaggttGATGAAAATGCTAGAGGAcaaaaatttggtaattttagAATTGACACAAAAACTGGAAGAAACCAAAAACCAATACGAAACGCAATGCTCGCAGTTGGAAGAAGAAGCCGGTGATGCTAAAGAAGAGTTGAGACAGAAATCTCATGAATATGAGCATCAATCAGAAGAGTTGAGGAACGAGGTCAAAGAACTCGAGACTTCTTCGGATTCGAAATATCAGGAGTGGAACATGAAAAAGAACCAATTGCAGGCTGTTATAAATCTTCAATTTAGTTCCCTACAG AAATTGAAATTGTCTTGGGAATCGATTAGGCAAGATGTTATGAAAGAGCAAGCGGTTTATGCAGAAGAGTGTAATCAATTCG GTGTAAATCTCAAACCACTCATACACGCATCTCAGAACTATCAAGTCATCCTTgcggaaaataaaaaattatttaatgaaGTTCAAGAACTAAAAG GAAACATCAGAGTATTTTGTCGAATTAGACCATTCCATGTAGGCAAAAAGGAAACACAGACAATTATAGAAGACATAGGTGAAAATGATTTGGTTGTGGAAAATCCCACCAAAGGGAAAGATGCGCTTCGATCATTTAAATTCAACAAGATATTCAGTCCTTCCGCGACTCAAG GGGATGTATACTCTGACATTCAACCTTTTGTAAGATCGGTACTAGATGGATATAATGTCTGTATGTTCGCTTACGGCCAAACTGGTTCAGGGAAAACTTACACAATG ACTGGTCCAAGCGGAGCAACAAACGAAAATCTTGGTGTTAATTATCGAGCACTAAACGATCTCTTCAGAATTTCCACAAGTAGGGCAGGCTTCACAGACTATGAGATTTGGGTACAAATGGTTGAGATATATAACGAGCAAGTTCGTGACTTGTTATCAACAGACGATTCTCAAAAAAG ACTTGGGATATTGACTCAATCTCAATCCAACGGTATAGCTGTACCAGATGCCAGCATGTTTCCTGTTAAGTCACCTTCAGATGTCATTAAGTTGATGGACATTGGACTTAAAAATCGGGCTATTGGCGCGACCGCGATGAATGAAAGAAGTAGCCGTTCTCATAG TGTGGTCTCAATTCATGTTCGCGGGAAGGATTTCAAGTCAGGTTCTACTCTGTATGGAAATCTTCATTTGGTAGATTTGGCGGGAAGTGAAAGAGTAGATCGTTCTGAAGTAACCGGAGATAGGCTTAGAGAAGCGCAGCATATAAACAAATCACTTTCGGCCCTCGGAGATGTCATTTTCGCCCTTTCTCAAAAGAGCTCCCATGTACCATACAGAAACAGCAAGCTTACTCAACTTCTGCAAAATTCTCTCG GTGGTCATGCAAAGACTCTGATGTTTGTCCAAATTAACTCGGACGCGAATTCATATTCTGAAACAATGAGTACTTTAAAGTTTGCTGAGAGAGTTTCTTCGGTTGAACTAGGAGCTGCACGGAATAACAAGGACGCGAGAGAATTATTGGAACAG GTGACTTCTATGAAGAGCATTATTTCGAAAAAAGACGAGGAGATCGAGCGTCTCAAGTCGCTAAACGCGCCGGTTGGTGGTATTTCTAAGCAAATTCAAAAACAACCAAGTGGAAGTTATAAGCACCTTGTTGAAGGTGATATCCAACATCGAATGTTCGATCATATACAGCAAAATGAACTTCACCATCCACCTGAAAACACTAGGCGAAAAACTCAAGGATTTTCAGAGACAGGTTTTAATGAAAAATCAAGTGATAGCTCTGACCATAATAGTCATGCTTTGGGCAACGAAACCGATGGTTCTTCTGATAACAACTCCATTATCAGCCGCGATAGCAAAAAAACTTCAGATAAGATGAAGAA GTCTAAAGTATTAACCAAAACCGTCAATGCGGTAAGGAAATTAGGCCGAATTCCCTCTAGCACGGGTATAGAAAAGGACACCTTGAAGAAAGGACCAG GTCTCACGAAAAGCCCGAGTATTAGCCACATTAAAGCTACAAAAAGGTGGCAGTAA
- the LOC131631050 gene encoding kinesin-like protein KIN-14C isoform X2, with protein sequence MNSPSDIKIKIPKELDSPDDCFNGIERNGHLGLSAHGEVEAKHRLVLVQWLNSFLPSLDFSTNVTDGELRACLSNGTVLCQILNKLRPGSVTMVSESDHSLPSQSENVKTFLKALDGLGLPRFEISDLEKGSMKPVVDCLLILRIKSLMNSLGDNVSSTSSTASSPRGYAASSFHYSPPFSVDQRKALADSRFHRVMSSPVMAEPSASLIYQVGNKFHEVFQIKPRSYADLPAAKISEMMKSNSLDNAPTQSLLSVVNGILEESVEKRNGEIPHRVACLLRKVSQEIERRISTQAEHLRTQSNLFKAREEKYQSRIRVLEAIASGNKEESELFASQLQQLKVEKVKEEEKKECEKKIIRLMKMLEDKNLVILELTQKLEETKNQYETQCSQLEEEAGDAKEELRQKSHEYEHQSEELRNEVKELETSSDSKYQEWNMKKNQLQAVINLQFSSLQKLKLSWESIRQDVMKEQAVYAEECNQFGVNLKPLIHASQNYQVILAENKKLFNEVQELKGNIRVFCRIRPFHVGKKETQTIIEDIGENDLVVENPTKGKDALRSFKFNKIFSPSATQGDVYSDIQPFVRSVLDGYNVCMFAYGQTGSGKTYTMTGPSGATNENLGVNYRALNDLFRISTSRAGFTDYEIWVQMVEIYNEQVRDLLSTDDSQKRLGILTQSQSNGIAVPDASMFPVKSPSDVIKLMDIGLKNRAIGATAMNERSSRSHSVVSIHVRGKDFKSGSTLYGNLHLVDLAGSERVDRSEVTGDRLREAQHINKSLSALGDVIFALSQKSSHVPYRNSKLTQLLQNSLGGHAKTLMFVQINSDANSYSETMSTLKFAERVSSVELGAARNNKDARELLEQVTSMKSIISKKDEEIERLKSLNAPVGGISKQIQKQPSGSYKHLVEGDIQHRMFDHIQQNELHHPPENTRRKTQGFSETGFNEKSSDSSDHNSHALGNETDGSSDNNSIISRDSKKTSDKMKKSKVLTKTVNAVRKLGRIPSSTGIEKDTLKKGPGLTKSPSISHIKATKRWQ encoded by the exons ATGAATTCCCCATCTGATATAAAGATTAAAATACCCAAAGAATTGGATAGTCCTGATGACTGTTTCAATGGAATTGAAAGAAATGGTCATTTAGGATTATCCGCTCACGGCGAGGTCGAAG CTAAACATCGATTGGTTTTGGTTCAATGGTTAAATAGTTTTCTTCCTTCGTTGGACTTCTCGACGAATGTCACGGATGGTGAGTTAAGAGCGTGTTTAAGCAATGGTACAGTTTTGTGCCAGATACTTAACAAACTACGACCCGGTTCCGTGACTATG GTTAGTGAGTCCGATCATTCGCTGCCATCACAATCCGAAAACGTTAAAACCTTTCTGAAAGCCTTGGATGGATTAGGGTTGCCGCGGTTTGAAATATCAGACCTAGAGAAG GGATCAATGAAGCCTGTTGTGGATTGTCTTTTAATACTCCGAATCAAAAGCTTGATGAATTCTTTGGGAGATAATGTTTCTTCGACTAGTTCCACTGCCTCGAGCCCTCGTGGATATGCGGCTTCAAGTTTCCATTATTCCCCACCATTTAGTGTGGATCAGCGGAAGGCTTTGGCTGATTCAAGGTTTCATCGTGTTATGAGTAGCCCTGTTATGGCGG AACCGTCGGCTTCATTAATATACCAAGTTGGTAATAAGTTCCATGAGGTGTTTCAAATCAAACCTAGAAGTTACGCAGATCTTCCCGCTGCAAAAATATCCGAAATGATGAAATCAAACAGTTTAGAT AATGCTCCAACTCAGTCGCTGCTAAGTGTAGTcaatggtattcttgaagaaagcGTCGaaaaaagaaatggagaaataccTCAT CGGGTGGCGTGCTTGTTGAGAAAGGTTTCACAGGAGATTGAGCGGCGCATATCAACTCAAGCGGAACATTTACGAACT CAAAGTAATCTTTTTAAGGCCCGGGAAGAAAAGTATCAGTCGAGAATAAGAGTGCTCGAGGCAATTGCATCTGGAAATAAAGAAGAGAGTGAG TTATTCGCTAGCCAGCTTCAACAGTTGAAG GTTGAGAAGGTCaaagaggaagaaaagaaagaatgtgaaaaaaaaattattaggttGATGAAAATGCTAGAGGAcaaaaatttggtaattttagAATTGACACAAAAACTGGAAGAAACCAAAAACCAATACGAAACGCAATGCTCGCAGTTGGAAGAAGAAGCCGGTGATGCTAAAGAAGAGTTGAGACAGAAATCTCATGAATATGAGCATCAATCAGAAGAGTTGAGGAACGAGGTCAAAGAACTCGAGACTTCTTCGGATTCGAAATATCAGGAGTGGAACATGAAAAAGAACCAATTGCAGGCTGTTATAAATCTTCAATTTAGTTCCCTACAG AAATTGAAATTGTCTTGGGAATCGATTAGGCAAGATGTTATGAAAGAGCAAGCGGTTTATGCAGAAGAGTGTAATCAATTCG GTGTAAATCTCAAACCACTCATACACGCATCTCAGAACTATCAAGTCATCCTTgcggaaaataaaaaattatttaatgaaGTTCAAGAACTAAAAG GAAACATCAGAGTATTTTGTCGAATTAGACCATTCCATGTAGGCAAAAAGGAAACACAGACAATTATAGAAGACATAGGTGAAAATGATTTGGTTGTGGAAAATCCCACCAAAGGGAAAGATGCGCTTCGATCATTTAAATTCAACAAGATATTCAGTCCTTCCGCGACTCAAG GGGATGTATACTCTGACATTCAACCTTTTGTAAGATCGGTACTAGATGGATATAATGTCTGTATGTTCGCTTACGGCCAAACTGGTTCAGGGAAAACTTACACAATG ACTGGTCCAAGCGGAGCAACAAACGAAAATCTTGGTGTTAATTATCGAGCACTAAACGATCTCTTCAGAATTTCCACAAGTAGGGCAGGCTTCACAGACTATGAGATTTGGGTACAAATGGTTGAGATATATAACGAGCAAGTTCGTGACTTGTTATCAACAGACGATTCTCAAAAAAG ACTTGGGATATTGACTCAATCTCAATCCAACGGTATAGCTGTACCAGATGCCAGCATGTTTCCTGTTAAGTCACCTTCAGATGTCATTAAGTTGATGGACATTGGACTTAAAAATCGGGCTATTGGCGCGACCGCGATGAATGAAAGAAGTAGCCGTTCTCATAG TGTGGTCTCAATTCATGTTCGCGGGAAGGATTTCAAGTCAGGTTCTACTCTGTATGGAAATCTTCATTTGGTAGATTTGGCGGGAAGTGAAAGAGTAGATCGTTCTGAAGTAACCGGAGATAGGCTTAGAGAAGCGCAGCATATAAACAAATCACTTTCGGCCCTCGGAGATGTCATTTTCGCCCTTTCTCAAAAGAGCTCCCATGTACCATACAGAAACAGCAAGCTTACTCAACTTCTGCAAAATTCTCTCG GTGGTCATGCAAAGACTCTGATGTTTGTCCAAATTAACTCGGACGCGAATTCATATTCTGAAACAATGAGTACTTTAAAGTTTGCTGAGAGAGTTTCTTCGGTTGAACTAGGAGCTGCACGGAATAACAAGGACGCGAGAGAATTATTGGAACAG GTGACTTCTATGAAGAGCATTATTTCGAAAAAAGACGAGGAGATCGAGCGTCTCAAGTCGCTAAACGCGCCGGTTGGTGGTATTTCTAAGCAAATTCAAAAACAACCAAGTGGAAGTTATAAGCACCTTGTTGAAGGTGATATCCAACATCGAATGTTCGATCATATACAGCAAAATGAACTTCACCATCCACCTGAAAACACTAGGCGAAAAACTCAAGGATTTTCAGAGACAGGTTTTAATGAAAAATCAAGTGATAGCTCTGACCATAATAGTCATGCTTTGGGCAACGAAACCGATGGTTCTTCTGATAACAACTCCATTATCAGCCGCGATAGCAAAAAAACTTCAGATAAGATGAAGAA GTCTAAAGTATTAACCAAAACCGTCAATGCGGTAAGGAAATTAGGCCGAATTCCCTCTAGCACGGGTATAGAAAAGGACACCTTGAAGAAAGGACCAG GTCTCACGAAAAGCCCGAGTATTAGCCACATTAAAGCTACAAAAAGGTGGCAGTAA
- the LOC131631051 gene encoding uncharacterized protein LOC131631051 isoform X1 — translation MFLSFAYVFFWCFFVEICDFFSQEKMNCYYGFPQMNTMTNSFEEVVCPKPRRYPSITRPFRCPISYQSEIEDSEVGSELLDIIHPKGSCYPERSASAADKLLASSPPYFIGSPPSRASNPVIQDERFGNGNFSSPFTVASPSPSARGCGVPMKFGNTPVAVRIEGFDCLRRDRRSISAVA, via the exons ATGTTCCTGTCTTTTGcttatgtttttttttg GTGTTtttttgttgagatttgtgattttttttctcAAGAGAAGATGAATTGCTACTATGGATTCCCTCAGATGAACACAATGACAAACAGCTTTGAAGAAGTGGTTTGTCCTAAACCTCGTCGATATCCTTCCATCACCAGACCCTTTAGGTGTCCTATTAG CTACCAATCTGAGATTGAAGATTCAGAAGTTGGGTCTGAACTTCTTGACATCATTCATCCCAAG GGAAGCTGCTATCCGGAGAGATCGGCATCGGCGGCGGATAAATTGTTGGCATCGTCGCCGCCGTATTTCATCGGATCTCCACCGAGCAGGGCTTCGAATCCGGTAATCCAAGACGAGCGGTTCGGTAATGGGAATTTTAGTAGTCCATTTACCGTGGCATCGCCTTCGCCGTCTGCTCGAGGATGTGGAGTTCCGATGAAATTCGGCAACACACCGGTTGCTGTTAGGATTGAAGGTTTTGACTGTCTTAGAAGAGATAGAAGGAGTATTTCTGCTGTAGCCTAA
- the LOC131631051 gene encoding uncharacterized protein LOC131631051 isoform X2: MNCYYGFPQMNTMTNSFEEVVCPKPRRYPSITRPFRCPISYQSEIEDSEVGSELLDIIHPKGSCYPERSASAADKLLASSPPYFIGSPPSRASNPVIQDERFGNGNFSSPFTVASPSPSARGCGVPMKFGNTPVAVRIEGFDCLRRDRRSISAVA; the protein is encoded by the exons ATGAATTGCTACTATGGATTCCCTCAGATGAACACAATGACAAACAGCTTTGAAGAAGTGGTTTGTCCTAAACCTCGTCGATATCCTTCCATCACCAGACCCTTTAGGTGTCCTATTAG CTACCAATCTGAGATTGAAGATTCAGAAGTTGGGTCTGAACTTCTTGACATCATTCATCCCAAG GGAAGCTGCTATCCGGAGAGATCGGCATCGGCGGCGGATAAATTGTTGGCATCGTCGCCGCCGTATTTCATCGGATCTCCACCGAGCAGGGCTTCGAATCCGGTAATCCAAGACGAGCGGTTCGGTAATGGGAATTTTAGTAGTCCATTTACCGTGGCATCGCCTTCGCCGTCTGCTCGAGGATGTGGAGTTCCGATGAAATTCGGCAACACACCGGTTGCTGTTAGGATTGAAGGTTTTGACTGTCTTAGAAGAGATAGAAGGAGTATTTCTGCTGTAGCCTAA